A region from the Pungitius pungitius chromosome 16, fPunPun2.1, whole genome shotgun sequence genome encodes:
- the LOC119215078 gene encoding ankyrin repeat domain-containing protein SOWAHA-like: MGFYHSLCLYFLEDTHILFKLCRRLRLCSGKDSSRWEERSDRPGEVRAPRGTKPAGRIQKFSLESEAMALTQESVLSLLISAGGKVKKSDLECKFKGSIECDDPAEKERKKELFKTLVNNVATVQQIDGVRYVVVRKTHQHAPDVARTAEKPGNAEVPGTGEHRRSPAGGEQSGSCDDARTRDRSAVSEPEVAKESGENPTELQTPIEVLLQRGQYQSVRVKRMLNFEIQRQEARGDNGSKATVTKSKPYGLPLRMPPCSTTTTTVVIRKLKGDPGDPPGCPEPDSSRSKRRPPSEEAVASSPQMRRPLRGTKEWEEPKETRATSMYPMEQSEHQWLVKCAAGHWRHVLGLLLRDHQLAEKRDFTSGFTALHWAAKCGNSQMLVKIVDLSRQGGGRVDVNAKTHGGYTPLHIAALHGQEHIAALLVGELGANPGLRDNYGKRAHHYLPEGTSETLREMLGKPKPPEAEDRAQHDKEEPHLFPELPKGLNSISRLLQPHATGSKRKQKQRPGFLSVSHQVGEGREDGSLRQRVVSEAFM, translated from the coding sequence ATGGGCTTTTACCACAGTCTTTGCTTGTATTTTCTCGAAGACACGCATATATTATTCAAATTGTGTCGACGCTTGCGTTTGTGTTCCGGAAAAGACTCCTCCAGGTGGGAGGAGAGAAGTGATCGGCCAGGTGAGGTGAGGGCTCCTCGCGGGACAAAGCCAGCAGGAAGAATTCAGAAGTTCTCCCTGGAATCCGAGGCGATGGCTTTGACGCAAGAATCCGTCCTGTCTCTGCTGATATCGGCGGGGGGGAAAGTGAAGAAATCCGACTTGGAGTGCAAATTCAAAGGATCGATAGAGTGCGACGACCCCGCGGAGAAAGAACGCAAAAAGGAGCTTTTCAAGACTTTGGTCAACAACGTCGCAACCGTCCAACAAATCGACGGTGTCCGATACGTTGTCGTCAGGAAGACACACCAGCATGCGCCGGACGTCGCGCGGACCGCGGAGAAACCTGGAAATGCGGAGGTCCCGGGGACAGGTGAGCACCGGCGCTCACCTGCGGGGGGCGAGCAGTCCGGAAGCTGTGATGACGCGCGGACCCGGGACAGATCAGCTGTTTCTGAGCCCGAGGTGGCCAAAGAAAGTGGGGAAAATCCCACTGAGTTACAGACTCCCATAGAGGTGTTGCTGCAAAGGGGCCAATAccagagtgtgagagtgaaaaggATGCTGAATTTTGAGATCCAGAGGCAGGAGGCGCGTGGAGACAACGGGTCAAAGGCCACGGTCACCAAGAGCAAACCGTACGGATTACCCCTGAGGATGCCGCcctgcagcaccaccaccaccacggtgGTGATCCGCAAACTAAAAGGGGACCCGGGAGACCCGCCTGGATGCCCCGAGCCGGACTCCTCCAGGAGCAAGAGACGCCCCCCCTCAGAGGAGGCCGTCGCCAGCTCGCCACAGATGAGGAGGCCACTGAGGGGCACCAAGGAGTGGGAAGAGCCCAAAGAGACCAGAGCCACCTCCATGTATCCCATGGAGCAATCGGAGCACCAGTGGCTGGTCAAGTGCGCCGCGGGCCACTGGAGGCACGTTTTGGGCCTGCTGCTGAGAGACCACCAGCTGGCAGAGAAGAGGGACTTCACGTCGGGGTTCACCGCCCTGCACTGGGCCGCCAAATGCGGAAACAGCCAAATGCTCGTGAAGATCGTGGACCTGTCCAGGCAAGGGGGCGGCCGCGTCGACGTCAACGCGAAAACCCACGGCGGGTACACCCCCCTGCACATCGCGGCCCTGCACGGCCAGGAGCACATCGCGGCCTTGCTGGTGGGGGAGCTCGGGGCCAACCCGGGCCTCAGGGACAACTACGGGAAGAGGGCCCACCACTACCTGCCCGAGGGCACTTCGGAGACCCTGAGAGAGATGCTGGGCAAGCCCAAACCCCCCGAGGCTGAGGACCGGGCCCAGCACGACAAGGAGGAGCCGCACCTCTTCCCGGAGCTCCCCAAGGGCCTGAATTCAATAAGCCGCTTGTTGCAGCCCCACGCCACGGGAAGCaagaggaagcagaagcagagGCCCGGGTTTCTCTCCGTGAGCCACCAAGTCGGCGAGGGCCGAGAAGACGGCAGCCTCAGACAGAGAGTCGTGTCGGAGGCGTTCATGTGA
- the septin8a gene encoding septin-8-A isoform X2 — translation MAATDVDVFSNEEKRNLNLGGHVGFDSLPDQLVSKSVTQGFCFNILCVGETGIGKSTLMNTLFNTMFENEEASHYQNGVYLRPRTYDLKESNVQLKLTIVDTVGFGDQINKEDSYKPIVNYIDTEFENYLQEELKIKRSLFNYHDTRIHICLYFIAPTGHSLKSLDLVTMKKLDSKVNIIPIIAKADTISKSELHKFKIKIMSELVSNGVQIYQFPTDDETVSEINSSMNAHLPFAVVGSVEEVKVGNKTVRARQYPWGIVQVENESHCDFVKLREMLIRVNMEDLREQTHARHYELYRRCKLEEMGFKDTDPDSEPFSLQETYEAKRKEFLGDLQRKEEEMRQMFVNKVKETEAELKEKERELHDKFEQLKRMHQEEKRKVEEKRRDLEEEMNAFNRKKVAVETLSLAQPMKKEKDRKN, via the exons ATGGCCGCCACGGACGTTGACGTGTTTTCG AACGAAGAGAAGCGCAACCTGAACTTGGGCGGACATGTCGGATTCGACAGCCTCCCCGACCAACTGGTCAGTAAATCGGTCACGCAGGGGTTTTGTTTCAACATCCTCTGTGTGG GGGAGACTGGCATCGGCAAGTCGACGTTAATGAACACGCTCTTCAACACCATGTTTGAGAACGAGGAGGCCAGCCACTATCAGAACGGGGTGTATCTGCGGCCGCGAACATACGACCTGAAGGAGAGCAACGTCCAGCTCAAGCTGACCATCGTCGACACCGTCGGCTTCGGCGATCAGATCAACAAAGAGGACAG TTACAAGCCCATCGTCAACTACATCGACACAGAGTTTGAGAACTACCTCCAGGAAGAGCTGAAGATCAAGCGCTCGCTCTTCAACTACCACGACACCAGGATCCACATCTGCCTTTACTTCATCGCCCCGACGGGACACTCCCTCAAGTCTCTGGACCTCGTCACTATGAAAAAACTGGACAGCAAG GTCAATATCATTCCCATCATCGCCAAAGCGGACACAATCTCAAAGAGCGAGCTGCataaattcaaaataaagattATGAGTGAGCTGGTGAGCAACGGAGTCCAGATATATCAGTTCCCAACGGACGACGAAACCGTCAGCGAGATCAACTCCTCCATGAAC GCACATCTGCCCTTTGCTGTGGTCGGGAGCGTGGAAGAGGTGAAGGTGGGCAACAAAACCGTGAGGGCCAGACAGTACCCATGGGGTATTGTGCAAG tcgagAACGAGAGCCACTGCGACTTTGTGAAGCTCCGAGAGATGCTGATCAGGGTCAACATGGAGGATCTGAGGGAGCAGACCCACGCTCGCCACTACGAGCTGTACCGACGCTGCAAGCTGGAGGAGATGGGCTTCAAAGACACGGACCCCGACAGCGAGCCATTCag CCTTCAAGAGACTTACGAGGCCAAGAGGAAAGAGTTCCTGGGGGACCTGCAGCGTAAAGAGGAAGAAATGcgacaaatgtttgtcaacaagGTCAAAGAGACGGAGGCAGAGCtaaaagagaaggagcgagAG ctgcacgACAAGTTTGAGCAGCTGAAACGAATGcaccaggaggagaagaggaaggtggaggagaagcggcgcgacctggaggaggagatgaacgCCTTCAACAGGAAGAAGGTGGCGGTGGAGACGCTCTCCTTAGCTCAGCCcatgaagaaggagaaggacaggAAAAA TTAA